From a single Arthrobacter sp. SLBN-112 genomic region:
- a CDS encoding DeoR/GlpR family DNA-binding transcription regulator, with amino-acid sequence MLSANARREEIYHLAVTTGLASVEELSARFEVTASTIRRDLALLNGQGRLARTYGGAMALGAHPEASLRQRTGEAFEQKHAIARWAASVIRPGENILLDAGSTVGALAHELRGFEKLSVTTPGINTMQELADSDGIEVDCLGGRLRSLSQSFVGPLAEAALERMSFDRVFLGADAVTAEDGICEADHAQTRLKELMARRGRSVYVLADSSKLGLRPFHAWARLALPWTLVTDDGADPAQVQKFRDAGVQVEVAAVSG; translated from the coding sequence ATGCTGAGCGCAAACGCGCGGCGCGAGGAGATCTACCACCTCGCCGTGACCACCGGCCTGGCCTCCGTGGAGGAGCTCTCCGCCCGGTTCGAGGTGACCGCGTCCACCATCCGCCGGGACCTGGCTTTGCTGAACGGGCAGGGCCGGCTGGCCCGCACCTACGGCGGGGCCATGGCCCTGGGCGCGCACCCCGAGGCGTCGCTGCGGCAGCGCACCGGGGAGGCATTCGAGCAGAAGCACGCTATCGCGCGCTGGGCGGCGTCGGTGATCCGGCCCGGGGAGAACATCCTGCTCGACGCCGGTTCCACCGTGGGTGCCCTCGCGCATGAACTGCGCGGGTTTGAGAAGCTGTCCGTGACCACGCCGGGCATCAACACCATGCAGGAACTTGCCGATTCGGACGGCATCGAGGTGGACTGCCTGGGCGGCCGGCTGCGCAGCCTGTCGCAGAGCTTCGTGGGGCCACTGGCCGAGGCGGCGTTGGAGCGGATGAGCTTTGACCGTGTGTTTCTGGGCGCCGACGCCGTCACCGCCGAGGACGGCATCTGCGAAGCCGACCACGCCCAGACCCGTCTCAAGGAGCTCATGGCCCGCCGCGGGCGTTCAGTTTACGTTTTGGCCGACTCGTCGAAGCTCGGCCTGCGGCCGTTCCACGCCTGGGCCCGACTCGCGTTGCCCTGGACCCTGGTGACGGACGACGGCGCGGACCCGGCCCAGGTGCAGAAGTTCCGGGACGCGGGGGTTCAGGTTGAGGTGGCTGCGGTTTCCGGCTGA
- the pdxA gene encoding 4-hydroxythreonine-4-phosphate dehydrogenase PdxA yields MGRPIVAITMGDAAGIGPEIIVKALADAELRSKARMLVIGDLRRLQLAADVVASPLTLRKVAEPSEALFDEGTIDVLDIDCIPEDLAWGELSAAAGHGSYLFIEKAVQLAMDRQVDAICTGPLNKAALHAAGHKFPGHTELLAELTGTEEVSMMLTAPKMRVIHVTTHIGLIDAIAKINGDLVYRTIKRGYELLRASGIENPRIAVCAINPHAGENGLFGYGEEAEKIQPGIEKAQADGIDAFGPLPADTLFFLAGRGDFDLVVAQYHDQGHGPVKVLGLENGVNITVGLPVVRTSVDHGTAFDIAGKNIADHESLLEALRQAVDLAPARDETA; encoded by the coding sequence ATGGGACGCCCGATTGTTGCCATCACTATGGGCGATGCGGCCGGCATTGGCCCGGAAATCATCGTCAAGGCCCTTGCCGACGCGGAGCTCCGGTCGAAGGCGCGCATGCTGGTCATCGGCGATCTTCGCCGGCTGCAGCTCGCCGCGGACGTCGTCGCCAGTCCGCTGACCCTGCGTAAGGTCGCCGAACCGTCGGAGGCCCTGTTCGACGAGGGCACCATCGACGTGCTGGACATCGACTGCATCCCGGAGGACCTCGCGTGGGGCGAGCTCTCCGCCGCAGCCGGACACGGCTCCTACCTCTTTATCGAAAAGGCCGTCCAGCTGGCCATGGACCGCCAGGTGGACGCCATCTGCACCGGGCCGCTGAACAAGGCAGCCCTGCACGCAGCCGGCCACAAGTTCCCGGGCCACACGGAGCTCCTGGCCGAACTGACCGGCACCGAGGAAGTCTCCATGATGCTGACCGCGCCCAAGATGCGCGTCATCCACGTCACCACCCACATCGGCCTTATCGATGCGATCGCCAAGATCAACGGGGACTTGGTGTACCGGACCATCAAGCGCGGCTATGAATTGCTGCGCGCCTCCGGTATCGAGAACCCCCGGATCGCCGTGTGCGCCATCAACCCGCACGCGGGCGAGAACGGCCTGTTCGGCTACGGCGAGGAAGCGGAGAAGATCCAGCCGGGCATCGAAAAGGCCCAGGCGGACGGCATCGACGCCTTCGGCCCGCTCCCGGCGGACACCCTGTTCTTCCTGGCCGGCCGCGGCGACTTCGACCTGGTGGTGGCCCAATACCACGACCAGGGCCACGGCCCGGTGAAGGTCCTGGGCCTGGAGAACGGCGTGAACATCACCGTGGGCCTGCCCGTGGTGCGCACGTCCGTGGACCACGGCACCGCATTCGACATCGCCGGCAAGAACATCGCGGACCACGAGTCGCTGCTGGAGGCGCTGCGGCAGGCAGTGGACCTGGCGCCGGCCCGCGACGAGACTGCCTAG
- a CDS encoding four-carbon acid sugar kinase family protein: MNTTAAMRWAIIADDLTGAADAAAAYGPTHSSSVVLDVRSTWPDAQILSINTESRYLAPAEAATAVTTAVDQSLRQHRRVFKKIDSLLRGNVGVEVAAILARLTQGRGKGLAVVAPAFPGTGRTTLGGIVHVNGVPHTAGNYDGGVAAALAAGGLTAEVAETSGRTPDELAAHLRDVQDRGIDAVVLDAVSDADLTAIAAAADLLDFPVLLVGSGGLAGHIAPRQEAAAARNAQVRPVSRTLTVIGSYSGLARQQTDALVAAGAEHITLDHATLDGTAVPDLVVQAMARTDVVLTPDPMGAVDKSQALVVAEALARATAAGIGHCDALVLTGGETATAVLKALGAGSFTVLGEIEPGVVMSLLPEPLPLLVTKAGAFGDAGTLARTTRFLTGTTTEMSIK; the protein is encoded by the coding sequence ATGAACACCACCGCAGCCATGCGCTGGGCGATCATCGCCGACGACCTGACGGGAGCGGCGGATGCGGCCGCAGCATACGGGCCCACGCACAGCAGTTCCGTCGTCCTCGACGTCCGCAGCACGTGGCCCGACGCCCAGATCCTGTCGATCAACACCGAGAGCCGCTACCTGGCGCCGGCGGAAGCAGCCACGGCGGTGACGACGGCGGTAGACCAGTCTCTGCGTCAGCACCGGCGGGTCTTCAAGAAGATTGATTCGCTGCTGCGAGGCAACGTGGGCGTGGAAGTCGCGGCAATCTTGGCGCGGCTGACGCAGGGCCGCGGCAAGGGCCTGGCGGTGGTGGCTCCGGCGTTCCCGGGCACGGGACGGACCACCCTCGGCGGCATCGTCCACGTCAACGGCGTCCCCCACACGGCAGGAAATTACGACGGCGGCGTCGCGGCGGCACTTGCCGCCGGCGGCCTCACCGCTGAAGTGGCGGAAACCAGCGGACGCACGCCGGACGAACTGGCGGCGCACCTGCGGGACGTGCAGGACCGCGGGATTGACGCCGTCGTACTGGACGCCGTCTCCGATGCTGACCTCACGGCCATCGCCGCCGCTGCGGACCTGCTGGACTTTCCGGTGCTCCTGGTCGGTTCCGGCGGCCTGGCAGGGCACATCGCGCCCCGCCAAGAAGCTGCAGCTGCGCGGAATGCGCAAGTGCGGCCCGTCAGCCGGACCCTGACCGTGATCGGCAGCTACTCCGGCCTCGCGCGGCAGCAGACCGATGCGCTGGTGGCGGCCGGCGCCGAACACATCACCCTGGACCACGCCACCCTCGACGGCACGGCCGTTCCGGACCTGGTTGTCCAGGCGATGGCGCGGACGGACGTCGTGCTGACGCCGGACCCCATGGGCGCCGTGGACAAGTCCCAGGCACTCGTTGTGGCAGAGGCTTTGGCCCGGGCCACCGCTGCGGGCATCGGGCACTGCGACGCCCTGGTCCTCACCGGCGGGGAAACGGCGACCGCTGTCCTGAAAGCCCTCGGCGCAGGCAGCTTCACGGTCCTCGGGGAGATTGAGCCCGGCGTCGTGATGAGCCTGCTGCCCGAGCCACTCCCCCTGCTGGTCACCAAGGCCGGCGCGTTCGGAGACGCCGGAACGCTGGCCCGGACCACACGATTTCTTACTGGAACCACGACTGAAATGAGTATCAAATAA
- a CDS encoding 2-keto-3-deoxygluconate permease, translating to MSVPIKATMEKVPGGMMLIPLLIGAILGTFAPDSAKFFGSFTGALFTGGTTILAVFYVCMGASIDIKATPYILKKGGVLFGSKVLFAIIIGVIAGRFMGELPIDGGILSGLSVLAILAALNDTNGGMYMALMGQYGKPKDVAAYSVMTLESGPFLTMVTLGVAGLSAFPWQALVGAIIPLLLGAILGALDPAMRKFLSSAAPVLIPFFALALGFGLNLGQVVNAGLLGVALGLFVLIAGGAVLFFADKLTGGSGIAGLAAATTAGNAATVPMLVAAANPAYAPAAGPATVLVAASVVVTAIGCPLMVAWYARRLKAKQTVQTPEVSRAV from the coding sequence ATGTCTGTCCCCATCAAGGCCACCATGGAAAAAGTTCCCGGCGGCATGATGCTGATCCCCCTGCTCATCGGCGCCATCCTTGGCACCTTCGCACCGGATTCCGCAAAATTCTTCGGCTCCTTTACCGGCGCGCTCTTCACCGGCGGCACCACGATCCTTGCGGTGTTCTACGTCTGCATGGGCGCCAGCATTGATATCAAGGCCACCCCGTACATCCTGAAAAAGGGTGGCGTCCTCTTCGGCAGCAAGGTTCTGTTCGCCATCATCATCGGCGTCATCGCCGGCAGGTTCATGGGCGAACTTCCCATCGACGGCGGGATCCTCTCGGGACTTTCCGTCCTGGCTATTTTGGCGGCGCTGAATGACACCAACGGCGGCATGTACATGGCCCTCATGGGCCAGTACGGCAAGCCCAAGGACGTGGCGGCCTACTCCGTCATGACGCTGGAATCCGGCCCCTTCCTGACCATGGTGACCCTCGGCGTCGCCGGTTTGTCCGCCTTCCCGTGGCAGGCCCTGGTGGGCGCCATCATCCCCCTGCTCCTCGGTGCCATCCTCGGAGCCCTGGATCCGGCCATGCGCAAGTTCCTCTCCTCCGCAGCCCCCGTCCTGATCCCGTTCTTCGCCCTCGCCCTTGGCTTCGGCCTGAACCTGGGACAGGTAGTCAACGCAGGCCTGCTCGGAGTGGCGCTCGGCCTGTTCGTGCTGATCGCCGGCGGCGCCGTGCTCTTCTTCGCAGACAAGCTGACCGGAGGCTCCGGCATTGCCGGCCTTGCCGCAGCCACCACCGCCGGCAACGCAGCCACCGTTCCCATGCTGGTGGCCGCAGCCAACCCGGCATATGCTCCCGCGGCCGGTCCAGCCACCGTGCTGGTTGCCGCCTCCGTGGTGGTCACCGCCATCGGCTGCCCCCTCATGGTCGCTTGGTACGCTAGGCGCCTGAAAGCCAAGCAGACCGTGCAAACTCCTGAGGTGTCCCGAGCAGTATGA
- a CDS encoding DsbA family protein — MGRPNRRASRPRCKGGWVDADINFYFDPVCPFAWMTSKWVRQVQARREYTVDWRFISLRQINANVDYDAQFPPEYEAGHTAGLRLLRVAARARAEHGRESIARLYEAFGTYIFEAAPDPAEPRTEGEVRERRGTREFVEPILAQAGLPLALADALDDDSRDREIRQETDEALALTGKDVGTPIIHFEPPAGVAFFGPVISRLPDEQEAGELWDHVVGLARFPGFAELKRSLRERPQLPALGVTSGAVGQQEDWHGGSRRQKK; from the coding sequence GTGGGCCGTCCGAATAGACGCGCGTCACGGCCCCGGTGTAAAGGTGGATGGGTAGATGCCGACATCAACTTCTATTTCGACCCCGTCTGCCCGTTCGCCTGGATGACCAGCAAATGGGTCCGCCAGGTGCAGGCGCGGCGCGAGTACACCGTGGACTGGCGGTTCATTTCGTTGCGCCAGATCAATGCCAACGTGGACTACGACGCGCAATTCCCGCCGGAGTACGAGGCCGGACACACCGCAGGGCTCCGGCTTCTGCGGGTCGCGGCGCGGGCACGGGCGGAGCACGGCCGCGAGTCGATCGCCAGGTTGTACGAGGCGTTCGGGACCTACATCTTCGAAGCAGCCCCGGACCCTGCAGAGCCGCGCACCGAGGGCGAGGTGCGTGAGCGGCGGGGGACCCGTGAATTCGTGGAACCGATCCTCGCCCAGGCCGGGCTGCCCCTGGCGCTGGCGGACGCCCTCGACGACGACTCCCGGGACCGTGAGATCCGGCAGGAGACGGATGAGGCGCTGGCGCTGACGGGAAAGGACGTAGGCACGCCCATCATCCACTTCGAGCCGCCGGCCGGAGTGGCCTTCTTCGGGCCGGTGATCAGCCGGCTGCCGGACGAACAGGAGGCCGGAGAGCTGTGGGACCACGTGGTGGGGCTGGCGCGGTTCCCTGGTTTCGCGGAGCTCAAGCGAAGCCTGCGTGAGCGGCCGCAACTGCCTGCCCTCGGGGTCACCTCCGGTGCGGTGGGTCAGCAGGAGGACTGGCACGGTGGCAGCCGGCGGCAGAAGAAGTGA
- a CDS encoding SRPBCC family protein: MNQGSIRQHQESVTVEAPAETLYDLVSDITRTGEWSPVCTSCWWDDEDTAGQVGAWFTGRNELPHRTWETRSQVVAAERGREFAWVVGGKFVRWGFTLTPSDSGTILSESWEFLPDGISMFGEKYGAEADAQIADRTRQALDGIPKTLAAIKRIAEGQEQTRKG; the protein is encoded by the coding sequence ATGAACCAGGGCAGCATCCGCCAACACCAGGAATCCGTCACGGTCGAAGCACCGGCCGAGACGCTCTACGACTTGGTCTCCGACATCACCCGGACCGGTGAGTGGAGTCCGGTGTGTACATCGTGTTGGTGGGACGACGAGGACACCGCCGGCCAAGTCGGCGCCTGGTTCACCGGGCGCAACGAGCTCCCGCACCGGACCTGGGAAACCCGATCCCAGGTGGTGGCGGCCGAGCGCGGCCGCGAGTTCGCCTGGGTGGTGGGCGGCAAGTTTGTCCGCTGGGGCTTCACCCTCACGCCGTCAGACTCAGGCACCATCCTCAGCGAGTCCTGGGAATTCCTGCCGGACGGGATATCGATGTTCGGGGAGAAGTACGGTGCTGAGGCTGATGCGCAGATCGCCGACCGCACCCGGCAGGCGCTGGACGGCATTCCGAAAACGCTCGCCGCGATCAAGCGGATCGCTGAGGGACAAGAGCAGACCCGCAAAGGGTGA
- a CDS encoding GNAT family N-acetyltransferase → MSVALRRAAPSDFPEVRRITRDAYLRAGHFAADHPYMGVLADVEHRAAHAQLWVAEAAGKVVAAVTLTFAGQPYSEIAQDGEMEFRMLAVDPRHQGGGVGRAVVRGIVEHARQLPGIGAISITSATFMERAHALYRSLGFRRAPERDWYVPGEDVLLWVFRLEL, encoded by the coding sequence GTGAGCGTGGCACTGCGGCGGGCGGCGCCGTCGGACTTTCCCGAGGTCCGGCGCATCACCCGCGACGCGTACCTGCGCGCCGGGCACTTCGCCGCCGACCATCCCTACATGGGCGTGCTGGCGGACGTGGAGCACCGCGCCGCCCATGCGCAGTTGTGGGTGGCGGAGGCCGCCGGGAAGGTGGTGGCGGCGGTGACGCTGACGTTCGCCGGGCAGCCGTACAGCGAGATCGCGCAGGACGGGGAGATGGAGTTCCGGATGCTGGCGGTGGATCCGCGGCACCAGGGCGGCGGGGTGGGCCGGGCCGTGGTCCGCGGGATCGTGGAGCACGCCCGCCAGTTGCCGGGCATCGGGGCGATCAGCATCACCAGCGCCACGTTCATGGAGCGGGCGCACGCGCTGTACCGGTCGCTGGGATTCCGCCGCGCGCCGGAGCGGGACTGGTACGTGCCGGGCGAGGATGTGCTGCTGTGGGTGTTCCGGCTGGAGCTTTGA
- a CDS encoding ribokinase, giving the protein MSNRLPAVTVVGSINLDLIATAGRLPTAGETIGGALLSRQPGGKGANQAAAAARLGGRVRMIGAVGDDAHGQGMLDALASAGVDTADVAVLPAATGTALIVVDAEGENQIVVCPGANSHLSLDGVELGPDETVLCQLEVGLPVVLEAARKAKGFFVLNAAPAMDLPTELLERCDLVIVNESEYALIPALASAKLVAVTYGGEGSAIFEHGRKVAEAPAPAVNVVNTIGAGDAFCAALVLALRTGMDLPSALAVANAVGAAAVGDPSSQPDLARLGHYVERTAPALDAR; this is encoded by the coding sequence ATGAGCAATCGACTTCCTGCCGTCACCGTGGTCGGCAGCATCAACCTGGACCTGATCGCCACCGCAGGGCGGCTTCCCACGGCCGGCGAAACCATTGGCGGGGCCCTGCTGTCCCGGCAGCCGGGCGGGAAAGGCGCGAACCAGGCGGCGGCCGCGGCGCGGCTGGGCGGCCGTGTCCGAATGATCGGAGCGGTGGGCGACGACGCACACGGCCAGGGCATGCTGGACGCGCTGGCTTCGGCCGGTGTGGATACCGCCGACGTTGCTGTCCTGCCGGCGGCCACCGGGACGGCCCTGATCGTGGTGGATGCCGAGGGCGAGAACCAGATTGTGGTGTGCCCGGGCGCCAACTCCCACCTCTCGCTCGACGGCGTGGAGCTCGGCCCGGACGAGACCGTGCTGTGCCAGCTGGAGGTCGGGCTACCCGTGGTGCTGGAGGCCGCCCGGAAGGCGAAGGGCTTCTTTGTGCTGAACGCCGCGCCGGCCATGGATCTGCCGACGGAACTGCTTGAGCGCTGCGACCTGGTGATCGTGAACGAGAGCGAGTACGCGCTGATCCCGGCCCTGGCCTCGGCCAAGTTGGTGGCGGTGACCTACGGAGGCGAGGGCTCCGCCATCTTTGAGCATGGCCGGAAGGTGGCGGAGGCGCCCGCGCCGGCCGTCAACGTGGTGAACACCATCGGCGCCGGGGATGCGTTCTGCGCGGCCCTGGTCCTGGCCCTGCGGACGGGGATGGACCTCCCGTCGGCGCTTGCTGTTGCCAACGCGGTGGGTGCCGCTGCCGTCGGCGATCCTTCCTCCCAGCCCGATTTGGCACGCCTGGGCCACTACGTGGAGCGGACTGCCCCGGCCCTGGACGCCCGGTGA
- a CDS encoding MFS transporter: MNAPTPASAAPPAQAAAAVVLPDDAAKLSGRRAALLISTLLLGVLSFQLNASMVTPALPQIAADFGRGAESTAPVQSMFFLAGAIAGPVIGRWSDFIGRRAALLLVLGIMGAGTIICITAPTLELLIAGRFLQGVSSAVFALAYIVLSENLQAKVFGTSVGIIAAINGGIGGVDGWVGGLLAETLGFRSIFVVVLVLTVIAAACILRTVPAGRPQGVRGAMDWWGAGSLSLFLVFITYFVSDGSAAGWTSPTALALLAGTIASFTAFWLIEKRRSHPLIAVHHLRSRQVWPVITTTVLTLAGIFAIINFTVVLLSQDHDGGFGLSASVSALLFLTPAALIGVFAAPLAGWLADRRGWIKTLRIGTGMSLACAIAAAMFSTSQLAVLIAVAALGIFYNGLFLTAINGLSVLLSPKEAPAALPGINGASFGIGASLGVVLVAPFAAQATAAGYATALWISVGITAAAFIVSLFVAAPKGETL, encoded by the coding sequence GTGAACGCCCCAACCCCCGCCTCGGCCGCACCTCCCGCCCAGGCCGCTGCCGCCGTCGTCCTCCCTGACGACGCCGCCAAGCTCTCCGGCCGCCGCGCCGCCCTACTGATCTCCACGCTGCTGCTGGGCGTGTTGTCCTTCCAGCTCAACGCGAGCATGGTCACCCCGGCCCTGCCGCAGATCGCCGCCGACTTCGGCCGCGGCGCCGAAAGCACCGCCCCCGTCCAGTCCATGTTCTTCCTGGCCGGCGCCATTGCCGGCCCCGTGATCGGCCGGTGGAGCGACTTCATTGGCCGCCGCGCCGCGCTGCTGCTGGTCCTGGGCATCATGGGCGCCGGCACCATCATCTGCATCACCGCACCCACGCTGGAACTGCTCATCGCCGGCCGGTTCCTGCAGGGCGTCTCCAGCGCCGTCTTCGCGCTCGCCTACATCGTCCTCAGCGAGAACCTGCAGGCCAAGGTGTTCGGCACCTCCGTGGGCATCATCGCCGCCATCAACGGCGGCATCGGGGGAGTGGACGGCTGGGTGGGCGGGCTCCTGGCCGAGACCCTGGGCTTCCGGTCCATCTTCGTCGTCGTCCTGGTCCTGACCGTGATTGCCGCAGCCTGCATCCTCCGCACCGTGCCGGCCGGACGCCCGCAGGGGGTCCGCGGCGCCATGGACTGGTGGGGCGCCGGCTCCCTCTCGCTGTTCCTGGTGTTCATCACCTACTTCGTCTCCGACGGGTCCGCTGCCGGCTGGACCTCGCCCACCGCCCTGGCACTGCTGGCCGGCACCATCGCCTCCTTCACCGCGTTCTGGTTGATCGAGAAGCGGCGCAGCCACCCGCTCATCGCCGTGCACCACCTCCGCTCCCGCCAGGTGTGGCCGGTCATCACCACCACTGTCCTCACCCTCGCCGGCATCTTTGCCATCATCAACTTCACCGTGGTGCTGCTCAGCCAGGACCACGACGGCGGCTTCGGCCTTTCCGCCTCCGTCTCGGCGCTGCTGTTCCTCACCCCCGCCGCGCTGATCGGCGTCTTCGCGGCACCGCTGGCCGGTTGGCTGGCCGACCGGCGCGGCTGGATCAAGACGCTCCGCATCGGCACCGGCATGAGTCTGGCCTGCGCCATCGCCGCCGCCATGTTCTCCACCAGCCAGCTTGCGGTACTGATCGCCGTCGCGGCCCTGGGCATCTTCTACAACGGCCTGTTCCTCACCGCCATCAACGGCCTCTCGGTGCTGCTCTCACCCAAGGAAGCCCCGGCCGCCCTGCCCGGCATCAACGGTGCCTCGTTCGGCATCGGGGCGAGCCTCGGCGTCGTCCTCGTGGCACCTTTCGCCGCCCAGGCCACCGCGGCCGGGTACGCCACCGCCCTCTGGATCTCCGTGGGCATCACGGCCGCCGCGTTCATCGTCAGCCTCTTCGTCGCCGCCCCCAAGGGCGAGACCCTCTAA
- a CDS encoding nucleoside hydrolase codes for MTTPFPIYLDCDTGIDDALALAYLLASPFACVKGIGTVSGNVSAAVGARNTLDLLELAGSAHIPVALGAHHPVAGSFGGGAPWVHGENGIGEVALAPAAASLAGESAAEMLVRLARLYRGTLRVVAIGPLTNLAEALRLEPALPSLVDTVTVMGGAALAPGNITPVAEANIHNDPEAAALVLAADWDVTLVPLDVTMASVLEEGHRQALLASSSPVAQVLGEMLGYYFRFYEGIYGRPCSAMHDPLAAALAVGAVTPALAPVVRAAVDTSDGLGRGQTVCDMRGLYAGYPPVKGARCRVVLSLEEDFAPHLVETLLAFFEGAGSTEGTTPALASAGSPA; via the coding sequence ATGACCACGCCCTTCCCGATCTACCTGGACTGCGATACAGGGATCGACGACGCCCTCGCCCTGGCCTACCTGCTGGCCTCTCCTTTTGCCTGCGTGAAGGGCATCGGGACCGTCAGCGGCAATGTCAGTGCCGCCGTCGGGGCCCGCAACACCCTGGACCTGCTGGAACTGGCCGGCTCCGCGCACATCCCTGTGGCGCTGGGGGCGCACCATCCGGTGGCCGGTTCGTTTGGCGGCGGGGCGCCGTGGGTGCACGGGGAAAACGGGATCGGGGAGGTTGCGTTGGCCCCTGCCGCCGCATCTCTGGCGGGGGAGTCCGCGGCGGAGATGCTGGTGCGGCTGGCCCGGCTCTACCGGGGGACGCTGCGCGTGGTGGCCATCGGGCCGCTGACCAACCTCGCCGAGGCCTTGCGGCTGGAACCGGCACTGCCGTCGCTGGTGGACACCGTCACCGTGATGGGCGGGGCCGCGCTGGCGCCGGGAAACATCACGCCGGTGGCGGAGGCCAACATCCACAACGACCCCGAGGCCGCCGCCCTGGTGCTGGCAGCGGACTGGGACGTGACCCTGGTGCCGCTGGACGTGACCATGGCGTCGGTGCTGGAGGAGGGCCACCGGCAGGCGTTGCTGGCCTCTTCTTCGCCTGTAGCGCAGGTGCTGGGGGAGATGCTGGGCTACTACTTCCGCTTCTACGAGGGCATCTACGGCCGGCCCTGCTCCGCCATGCACGACCCCCTGGCGGCGGCGCTCGCCGTGGGTGCCGTGACACCGGCTCTGGCACCCGTGGTGCGGGCCGCCGTCGACACCTCCGACGGGCTGGGCCGCGGCCAGACCGTCTGCGACATGCGCGGACTCTATGCGGGCTACCCGCCCGTGAAGGGCGCCCGCTGCCGGGTGGTGCTCTCGCTGGAAGAGGACTTCGCCCCGCACCTGGTGGAGACGCTGCTCGCCTTCTTTGAAGGCGCCGGTTCCACGGAAGGCACGACGCCGGCACTCGCCTCAGCAGGTTCGCCCGCGTGA